In Hahella sp. KA22, one genomic interval encodes:
- a CDS encoding FecR domain-containing protein: MGLLLRGQLLCRVLCGTLFSISLTLSEASVAAPPCVDWMGKVIAVQGTLEKSLPQQSWTSLKPEQYLCPGDTLRTGKDSRASIYLRNNTYMRLNQNAIMRFPDNAEKESFWVQLKQGVAHFLSRIVNRFEVDTPYVNAMVEGTEFVVEATQGGSVTVIEGKVLAFTDTERLRLTQGEQARSDTGAHLRSLKVNTQDTVAWAIYYPPGTVLKELAAMSDGDGDGVATLSKVQEMIDHNRPDAALQALRADSDNGPSLRLAQAAILLTSGQQQEAGSLLKSLQNDQRLGHLALAMQAILAAVNSQSQQSLKLAQDAVARRSDSPSAQLALSYAWQANLNLPEAIAAAERATVAAPHSVIAWTRLAELELTSGAYRDAKYAAGRATEIAPTHPQAQIAAGFIALFEHKLANADAHFQSAIKAAPGVPDAWLGLGLTKLRGGDLEGGRNDLEVAVSLSPNNAVLRSYLGRAYFEEKRSDDANEQWLLAKERDPQDPTPYFYDGVNKLFSNDPVGAIEELEHSKQLNRNRAVYRSDGLLQSDSAARSAALARAYGEAGFDQAVLLEGWEALRQDPTSADGHRLLADRYLSQPNHQAARVSELMQAQLWQPITAYPLQPQLYETGLPIVEGLGPSRSGVNEYHPLFLQDGVYGLTNGFVGSDDTWGEDIVVSGLQGPVSASFGQYHYESDGFRNGLDQEQNIYNGLLQWQVHPSFSIQLEARKAEKDDHLFKLKTIAPDAEPEDRSVDTKTYRVGLASRLDNHNSWLFSAIHQEFEEEQALAAADTLSDRKPRTYEAQYIHTASNFYAQIGAGRASIETKTSIQNADGYINSDDDIAHRNIYTYFGIQPTESVFLLVGAAYDNLQLERARNTFFDLPIPLPDIDISDSATDEIKQWSPKFGIEFTPTEQLTFRLATFRSLKRDIAADRTIEPAQILGFNQLYDDPNGSDVKTYAAAADYKLGGRFGAGLEAMRRTVDIHPKLLQAEPERPHHEFENYKLYYFGVLSPSATVDVAYEYEDQDLEDKQFGTGSIYRVKTHSLPLGVTLYLPRHLSMRMESIYTDQKVKASFASDDQRDFDANLWTFNIRLDYKLPRRFGELQFGVDNLFDKNKEILNSELDYPGYYPKRFLYSRIQLSF; the protein is encoded by the coding sequence GTGGGCCTATTGCTGCGTGGCCAGTTGCTGTGTCGTGTTTTATGCGGAACATTGTTTTCCATTAGCCTGACGCTGTCGGAAGCGTCTGTCGCCGCGCCTCCCTGCGTGGACTGGATGGGCAAAGTTATCGCCGTCCAGGGAACGCTGGAAAAATCACTCCCCCAACAATCCTGGACCTCGTTAAAGCCGGAGCAGTATCTTTGTCCCGGCGACACTCTGCGTACGGGCAAGGATAGTCGCGCCTCCATTTATCTGCGCAACAACACTTACATGCGCCTGAATCAGAACGCAATCATGCGCTTTCCCGACAACGCCGAGAAAGAAAGTTTCTGGGTGCAGCTCAAGCAAGGCGTCGCCCACTTTCTGAGCCGTATTGTCAATCGCTTTGAAGTCGACACGCCTTACGTGAACGCCATGGTGGAAGGCACCGAATTCGTCGTGGAAGCCACGCAAGGCGGCTCCGTCACGGTGATCGAAGGCAAAGTGCTGGCTTTTACCGACACCGAACGCCTGCGCCTGACGCAGGGCGAACAAGCGCGCAGCGATACAGGCGCGCACCTGCGCAGTTTAAAGGTCAATACGCAGGACACGGTCGCCTGGGCGATTTATTACCCTCCGGGCACAGTGCTGAAGGAGTTGGCCGCTATGAGCGATGGCGATGGCGATGGCGTCGCCACGCTATCCAAAGTTCAGGAGATGATTGATCACAATCGCCCAGATGCGGCGTTACAGGCGTTACGCGCCGATTCAGACAATGGGCCCTCCTTAAGGCTTGCGCAGGCGGCGATATTATTAACGTCCGGCCAACAGCAGGAAGCAGGCAGCCTGTTGAAGTCCCTGCAAAATGACCAGCGCCTGGGACATCTCGCCCTCGCCATGCAAGCCATACTCGCTGCGGTCAACAGTCAGTCTCAACAGTCATTGAAACTGGCGCAGGACGCCGTCGCCCGGCGCTCCGACAGCCCGTCCGCACAGCTCGCCCTCTCTTACGCCTGGCAGGCCAACTTAAATCTGCCAGAAGCCATTGCCGCCGCCGAAAGAGCGACAGTGGCCGCGCCCCATAGCGTCATCGCATGGACCCGTTTGGCGGAGCTTGAGCTTACTTCCGGCGCATATCGCGACGCCAAATATGCAGCCGGACGCGCAACGGAAATAGCCCCGACTCATCCTCAAGCGCAAATCGCCGCAGGGTTTATCGCGTTGTTCGAGCACAAACTGGCTAACGCTGACGCCCATTTCCAAAGCGCGATCAAGGCGGCCCCTGGGGTTCCTGACGCCTGGCTGGGTCTGGGACTGACCAAATTGCGCGGCGGCGATCTGGAGGGCGGACGCAACGACCTCGAAGTCGCCGTCAGTCTGTCCCCCAACAATGCTGTCTTACGCAGCTATCTGGGGCGCGCCTATTTCGAAGAAAAGCGCAGCGACGACGCCAACGAGCAGTGGTTGCTGGCGAAAGAGCGCGACCCTCAGGACCCGACGCCGTATTTCTACGATGGCGTCAACAAACTCTTCAGCAACGACCCCGTCGGAGCCATAGAGGAATTAGAACACTCCAAACAACTAAACCGTAATCGCGCCGTCTATCGTTCAGATGGGCTGCTGCAAAGCGACTCCGCCGCCCGTAGCGCGGCCTTGGCCCGCGCCTATGGCGAAGCGGGCTTCGATCAGGCGGTGCTATTGGAAGGCTGGGAGGCGCTCAGACAAGATCCGACCAGCGCCGATGGCCATCGTTTGCTCGCGGATCGCTACCTGTCGCAGCCCAATCATCAGGCCGCCCGGGTTTCCGAACTGATGCAGGCGCAGCTCTGGCAACCCATCACCGCTTATCCGCTGCAACCGCAACTCTACGAGACAGGACTGCCTATCGTGGAAGGGCTTGGCCCGTCCCGTAGCGGCGTCAATGAATACCATCCATTGTTTCTACAAGATGGCGTTTACGGCCTCACCAACGGCTTTGTCGGCAGCGACGATACCTGGGGAGAAGACATCGTCGTCTCCGGTCTACAAGGCCCGGTGAGCGCCAGCTTCGGCCAGTATCACTACGAAAGTGACGGCTTCCGCAACGGCTTGGATCAGGAACAGAATATCTACAATGGGCTGTTGCAGTGGCAGGTCCATCCGTCCTTCAGCATTCAGCTGGAGGCGCGTAAGGCCGAAAAAGATGATCATCTGTTTAAACTGAAAACCATCGCTCCAGACGCAGAGCCCGAGGACCGGAGTGTCGACACGAAAACCTACAGAGTTGGCTTAGCCAGCCGCCTGGACAATCACAACAGTTGGCTGTTCTCCGCTATTCACCAGGAGTTTGAGGAAGAGCAGGCGCTGGCTGCTGCAGATACCCTTTCAGACCGTAAGCCACGCACTTACGAGGCGCAGTATATCCATACCGCATCAAACTTTTATGCCCAAATCGGCGCTGGAAGAGCTTCGATTGAAACGAAAACGAGCATTCAGAATGCTGATGGATATATCAATAGCGACGACGACATAGCCCACCGAAATATATATACCTATTTTGGAATCCAGCCGACAGAATCAGTATTTCTATTGGTCGGCGCCGCCTACGATAATTTACAGCTTGAGCGAGCGCGCAACACGTTCTTTGATCTTCCGATCCCTCTCCCGGATATCGATATTAGCGACAGCGCCACTGACGAAATTAAACAATGGTCCCCCAAATTCGGCATCGAATTCACGCCAACTGAACAGCTTACCTTCCGATTGGCGACATTTAGATCCCTCAAGCGCGATATTGCCGCTGATCGCACCATCGAGCCGGCGCAAATTCTCGGTTTCAATCAGTTGTATGACGATCCCAACGGTTCAGATGTGAAGACCTACGCTGCAGCAGCGGATTACAAGTTGGGCGGCCGCTTCGGCGCTGGCTTGGAAGCGATGCGGCGCACCGTGGATATCCATCCCAAGCTTCTGCAGGCAGAGCCTGAAAGGCCGCATCATGAATTTGAAAATTACAAACTCTACTACTTTGGCGTCCTCTCTCCGTCCGCGACGGTAGATGTCGCCTACGAATATGAAGACCAGGATTTAGAAGACAAGCAGTTTGGCACAGGATCTATTTACCGAGTGAAAACACATAGTCTTCCATTAGGCGTCACACTCTATCTCCCCAGACACTTATCTATGCGAATGGAGAGCATATACACCGACCAGAAAGTAAAAGCGTCTTTCGCCTCAGATGACCAAAGAGACTTTGACGCCAATCTTTGGACTTTCAATATTCGCCTGGATTACAAACTGCCGCGCCGCTTCGGAGAGTTGCAGTTTGGCGTTGATAACCTCTTCGATAAAAACAAAGAAATTCTGAACAGTGAGCTGGATTATCCAGGGTATTACCCGAAACGATTCCTATACAGCCGCATACAGCTGTCTTTCTAA
- a CDS encoding CHASE2 domain-containing protein: MPELRQLRPPLRQHLKLWLPPLLLSLLLALGLLTPVGQSMEEGFGLDTLFHLRGGRAPPPKVAVIAITENTAAYLQVPARLTEWPRSVYGELVDTLENQQVGLIAFDIYFREARDTAADARFADAMARSGKVALFAFSMRRITNVDGRRIVADSVSEPLPLFANAATTTAPFALPKVSSKISRFWLRQPANPPRWAMPAAALLQRAPDRDAAIARLQGLRPTQLYNFYGPPRSIPTIFMEDLLARPGDYTEVLRDATVFIGYAAEYQPDQRDGFYTPFTPDTGLDISGVELAATAYANLLENSAVRYHLGVWFIATLFYATLAFALSNLSAPGRGLLLLCLLAASYMTLTYALFVQSYVWLPWMTPILGLTPAAALHGIWRRVQIIEQQKRRLELAFGRYIPASEIKRLASQPGLPQQQKLFGVCLSTDAAGYTALSESVSPERLSQIMDNYYQAVLTPIRQHGGIISDVAGDGVIALWPHIPTDKTWTTIEPALKALRASIDLFNQQYPDSPLPTRIGLHAGEVVLGHFGASDHFEYRAMGDIVNTTSRIENANKLLGTDTLISETCADSQSSSLRALGRFLLQGKQRPVALFSLMQDNWSHDNEFAFRQALHCLDLGDIAQARVTFARLHENSADSVCKFYLRQCDAISSQSTYKGAPEFVSQLSKV, translated from the coding sequence ATGCCCGAACTAAGACAACTCCGTCCGCCCCTTCGACAGCACTTAAAGTTATGGCTGCCGCCCTTGCTGCTGAGCCTGCTTCTGGCTCTGGGTCTGTTGACGCCGGTCGGCCAGAGCATGGAAGAAGGCTTCGGATTGGATACGCTGTTTCATCTGCGTGGCGGGCGCGCCCCTCCTCCCAAAGTAGCGGTGATAGCGATCACGGAAAACACCGCTGCGTACCTGCAGGTCCCGGCTCGGCTCACCGAATGGCCCCGGTCGGTTTACGGGGAACTGGTGGACACGCTGGAAAATCAACAGGTCGGTTTGATTGCATTCGACATCTATTTCAGAGAAGCCCGGGATACCGCCGCGGACGCACGCTTTGCCGACGCCATGGCCCGCAGCGGTAAGGTCGCGCTGTTCGCCTTCAGCATGCGCCGTATCACCAACGTCGATGGTCGCCGCATTGTCGCGGACAGTGTCAGCGAGCCGCTCCCCCTGTTTGCAAACGCAGCGACGACGACAGCGCCTTTCGCACTGCCGAAAGTGTCTTCCAAAATCAGTCGTTTCTGGTTGCGACAACCCGCCAACCCACCGCGTTGGGCGATGCCCGCGGCGGCGCTGTTGCAACGCGCCCCTGACCGCGACGCCGCCATCGCCCGTTTGCAGGGGTTGCGGCCAACGCAGCTGTATAATTTCTATGGCCCGCCCCGATCCATTCCCACCATTTTCATGGAAGACCTGTTGGCGCGCCCCGGCGACTACACCGAAGTTCTGCGCGACGCTACCGTCTTCATCGGCTATGCGGCGGAATATCAGCCTGATCAGCGTGATGGCTTTTATACCCCCTTCACGCCAGACACCGGCCTGGATATCAGCGGCGTAGAGCTGGCCGCCACCGCTTACGCCAATCTGCTGGAAAACAGCGCCGTGCGTTATCACTTGGGAGTCTGGTTCATCGCAACGCTGTTTTACGCCACGCTGGCGTTCGCATTAAGCAATCTCAGTGCTCCCGGACGCGGACTGCTGTTGCTGTGTTTGCTTGCCGCAAGCTATATGACGTTGACGTACGCGTTGTTCGTACAGAGTTACGTCTGGCTTCCGTGGATGACGCCTATCCTGGGACTGACTCCCGCTGCGGCGCTGCATGGAATATGGCGGCGCGTGCAGATTATCGAGCAGCAGAAGCGACGTCTGGAGCTGGCCTTTGGCCGCTATATTCCGGCGAGTGAAATTAAGCGTCTGGCCAGTCAACCGGGGCTGCCGCAACAGCAGAAACTATTCGGCGTGTGCCTCTCAACTGACGCCGCCGGCTATACCGCGCTGTCTGAAAGCGTGTCACCAGAGCGGCTGAGCCAAATCATGGATAACTACTACCAGGCTGTGCTCACGCCAATTCGCCAGCACGGCGGAATCATTTCCGATGTGGCGGGCGATGGGGTAATCGCACTCTGGCCGCATATCCCCACCGATAAGACCTGGACGACAATCGAGCCTGCCTTGAAGGCGTTGCGCGCATCCATAGATCTGTTCAATCAACAGTATCCGGACTCGCCGCTACCCACTCGCATCGGCCTGCACGCCGGCGAAGTGGTGCTGGGCCATTTCGGGGCTTCCGACCACTTCGAATATCGGGCGATGGGCGATATCGTCAACACGACGTCGCGCATCGAAAACGCCAATAAGTTACTGGGGACGGACACACTGATCAGTGAGACCTGCGCTGATAGTCAGTCCAGCTCTCTACGCGCTCTGGGGCGATTTCTACTGCAGGGCAAACAACGACCTGTCGCCTTGTTCAGCCTGATGCAGGATAACTGGAGTCATGACAATGAGTTCGCGTTTCGGCAAGCGCTGCACTGCCTGGACCTGGGAGACATTGCGCAAGCCCGGGTTACTTTCGCGCGTCTGCACGAAAATAGCGCCGATTCCGTATGCAAATTTTATCTGCGCCAATGCGATGCAATATCTTCACAGTCAACATACAAAGGCGCACCGGAGTTTGTTTCCCAGCTTAGCAAGGTCTAG
- a CDS encoding Crp/Fnr family transcriptional regulator has product MSLLSQIPLFSGFDAEQLQQLEKHAVFRCFQKNSIVITEGDRSDSLYIIVSGRVRVFCSDENGKEVTLNDLKAGEYFGELALFDDKERSASVMATEPCRFLMLNKSSLLEAFRQTPDLAYNLIIHLTQRVRALTNNVKNLALMDVYGRVASTLLQLSERKGDRLITEIPLTQQEIANRVGASREMVSRIMKDLEIGGYIKVEKKKIVINDALPAHY; this is encoded by the coding sequence ATGAGTCTTTTATCGCAGATTCCACTTTTCTCCGGGTTCGACGCTGAACAACTCCAGCAATTGGAAAAGCATGCTGTTTTTCGATGTTTTCAGAAAAACAGTATTGTCATTACGGAAGGCGACCGCAGCGACTCCCTTTATATCATCGTCTCAGGACGGGTCCGAGTGTTCTGTAGCGATGAAAACGGCAAAGAGGTCACTCTGAATGATCTTAAAGCCGGCGAATATTTCGGAGAATTGGCCTTATTTGATGACAAAGAACGCTCAGCTTCGGTGATGGCTACCGAACCCTGCCGCTTTCTGATGTTGAACAAATCCAGTCTGTTGGAAGCGTTCAGGCAGACGCCCGATCTTGCCTACAACCTGATTATCCACCTCACCCAACGCGTGCGCGCACTGACCAATAATGTGAAAAACCTGGCGCTGATGGATGTCTACGGCAGGGTCGCCAGTACTCTGCTGCAGCTGTCGGAGCGCAAAGGCGATCGCCTGATTACGGAGATTCCGCTGACGCAGCAGGAGATCGCCAATCGAGTCGGCGCCAGTCGGGAGATGGTCTCGCGCATCATGAAAGATCTTGAGATAGGTGGATATATCAAGGTGGAGAAAAAGAAAATCGTCATTAACGACGCGCTGCCGGCTCACTACTGA